Genomic segment of Phycodurus eques isolate BA_2022a chromosome 13, UOR_Pequ_1.1, whole genome shotgun sequence:
TGATTCATCATAATGTGGCTTTGAtgcatttttaaccaaatttCCAGACTTGGGATTGACTGCAAAGTAACcctaaataaaatattgtattataatAGAGAGGGTTTTGTAGTTCaatggtttttaatgcagtgtggAAACTGTGGCGGTTCAGTGGGACCCCTAAGGTTGAGCAAATTGCATTCCAGGgtcttatatttttttctttaatacaaatacaacaaaagggTAAAACTTTTGCCATCACAAAGCCTTTATTaaatgtacaggcaatgtttgaaGTTACATTTTAACTCCATTTTATAATTAAACTAACATACAATGAAACTAATTTCCCTCTGATGACACTTAATGGCAGTGTAGCTTTTCAGGAAGTGGACAGGGAGCACACTTTAACATTCTTGaccaaaacttcaaaaagggtAAATTATGTTCTCACTAGGactgaaataataaattgaataaattgaataattcgatttacaaaaaaagttgatGCAAAGATCTGTCTCCTAGCTTCCCAgtgataatttttccacacGAACTAATGTTtctgacacacacaccactTTGTGTTGAAATAAATTGGTGCGATGGTGGCAAGCCAGGAAGGGGTGCGTAAAAGAGAGataatgtccaaagtttggattcatttcacacttggggaaaaaaaagaaaaattggaaTGTTTCTTCCGCAAACTCGAATATCACAGCAGCATGTCTATCATCGCCAACACAAGGTATCGACGTTGACTGATTTCATATAGGCCACCACTAGTTAGATTGCTCGCAATGCCCTCCCCAAAACGGTTACTACTCCTCGCCAGGCACTTAAAGACACAAGCATCTCATatgcatattttgttgtttaataatgattttttttttttatcagattaAGCGATGGGATAATCAGTCGAATAATTGAttcttaaaaatattcaatagttgCAGCCTGTAGCCTTAGTCCTGACATCCAGGCTCACAATTAGAGAAcatagcacatctacctcagtCTTCTAGTTTGATAATTCACTTTGAAACCCCATGTTCTTACATTTACGCTTTAGGCTTATAGGTTAGTAATCATATCAGTAAGTGATTGCCTGCTAAAAGGATTAGCTCACTACAAGAAAAAACGCAGACATCGTTGTTGCTCCAGTCAGTGTTTTTTACAAGTTTCTCTCATGTTTGCTCATAACTGGCAAGCATGACACAAACTTGTTAAAAATGTAACCCAATACGCGAGCAAGGAAGCGGCATGTTTGTTGTTCTCTTGGAGGCGGTCCACCGGACACCTTTCACCTACAAGTCAACAATGCCTTGGCTTGTAGGTGAAAGGTGTTGGGGAATCGGGGAGATATTTTGGGACACAACTTTCCCTAGTGTCTTGTTGCCAGGTGGCTAAATGTAACAGGAGTAGACGAGTGAGTGATTCCAAACCATAACAGTTCAGTAGTATTTGCTTTTTCTTATGATCCCTGAAATTGCCTAAAagggctgcttcaaaccaaaaatgccgacttcctgttccattTCGAACATGtttccttgagactttttggtgcatcccgtcatgatagacatgtccacccaatttgtGTCGATTGGTAAAATTGgtgtttgtgtgcttgtttttttcgaCTTCTGCAAGAGTGACTTCTAGGGTTTTGTGTTCAGGACCCCGAAGACAcaattttcaccaggatacatgTTCTTgcaaaaatgtgtgaatttttGGGAGTGTTGAGGCCTGCTGAAGAATAACATACTGTaatataaatgtaatgtttGGGCCCTAATAGTGatgaaaaaatagttttttgttgtttaactaGATTTAATCTTTGTTCCTTCTGACCTCTACTATTCAGCTCTCTGAGCCCCCAAGTAGTGTGATTCATGAGTGCGCTTCAAGGCATCGGCGTATAGTCCTCGGGCATGGGGAATGGAGTCCAGGATCAACATGCAGCACTCACCCAGAGAGAAGTGCTGCCGCCGGCCTCCACTCAGTCAGAAGTAAAATATGACATAATCACAAAGATTATTCACTGGCCAATCAGAGGCCATCAATGATTCTTAGGCCAACTCTTTAATAATCTACAGCAATCCAAACACAACATAGTTTACATGCACAGTAGGTACTTGATATAACTCCTAAGTGACtccttttattgatttattttttggacaggGCCTGAAGCAGACTCGCTCCGTCATCAACTCGCTTTTCTCGGGGGCTTTAGCGGGAGCTGTGGCCAAAACAGCTGTCGCTCCATTGGACAGGACTAAAATTATCTTTCAAGGCAAGATGAATGCTGGGCTGGTCTAACTGTGGAAACTGTTTGTTATATTTAGACAACGGGGGATTGAGTAccaaacatacagtagatgacATTCATTTATAGCTACAGTGGATATTAAAAGTCCAcccacccctgttcaaatgccaggttagaccaagatgaatcatttaaaaaaaaaaaaaaaaaaatcccagaattaatgtgacatttaatctgtacaactcaattgaaaaataaaaatagttccaaaggaaagtcaaagcaaacaagtGAGATAATGTGGGTGCACCAATGTGCATcctataactgggatgtggctgagTTCGGATTCATCACATCCAAACTCGTGTTAAAtgtgagtcagcacacacctgctaccatttaaagtgcctctgattaaccccaaatacatttcatCTGTATAATTAgacttttcctgactttttttccctgatttctagcagaagcctgtaAGTTTTGTGCTTACATTGACTGCGGTTATTTTAAACTGTTAATAATTCCTTTcaccttgtctaaggccccagtttCAGCATCCAAATTCTCCTGATGAAATGTGGGGGAAATGTATTATGGGCCAATGAAACCAAGATTGAACTTTTTGGGCATAATTCCTAgaggtatgtttggcacaaacagcactgctcatcaccccAAGAATACCATACCTACAGttaagcatggtggtggcagcatttgAGCattatgtttttcttcagctgcaaCTGCGGCCTTCTTCAGCTGCAACTCCGGCCTTAGAAAAGATTGAAGGAATTGTGAACAGTTCGAAATAGCAGTCGAGGTTACTACAAAACCTTCCTGCTTCTGCTtgaaagtgggggaaaaaaaggaaaggccTCCTAGAACTTTTTGAAATAGTACCGTACACATACCTTATAGAAAATTGATAGAGCTGCGTGCGAAACATTGGAATATGTAACCTATTAGCATATCTTGTATCGaggatgtgcacacttgtgcaaccacattattttagCTATTTTTAATCCCCTCCcaaaactgtacaaaaaaaacaaaaaaacgagttatgcaggttataggtcacaataatctttttttaaaatgatgtttgttggtgccccgcgattggctggtgaccagttaagggtgtaccctgcttctcgcccagagtcatctgggataggctccagcacgcctgtgaccctagtgaggataatctgtatggaaaaatggatggatggatggatttttgttggtttaatttttatatcacaaatcacatttttatatcacaaaacacacttgaacaggggtgtgtagacattttatatccactttCTCGCAGTGTTCTCATGAATAACGGAGTTTGAACCATTTGTCTTTTCAGTGTCTTCAGCAAGATTCTCTGCAAAAGTAAGTTTTGAGTTGAAGTATTGACGCCACAATGAAGTTTCTCTCTAGCTAGTCACACTGAAGCATTACATCAAGTAGAAAAGTAAGTTGCTATCCTCTTTTGATGTATTTCAGGAGGCCTACAGGTTAATCTACCGCACATACCTTCAAGATGGCTTCTTCAGTCTGTGGAGGGGCAACTCTGCCACTATGGTGCGAGTCATCCCGTATGCCGCCATCCAGTTCTGTGCTCACGAGCAGTATAAAAGTCTCCTGGGAGACTACTATGGCTTTCAGGGGAAGTGAGTGTCAGCCTCAAcattgcatacacacacattttatttattaaaactgCTTAAGACATAAGAAGGCTGATGTTTTCGTGTATAATGTTTGATCCAGGGTCCTCCCACCACTTCCGAGGTTACTGGCTGGATCAATGGCAGGCATCACTGCAGCCATGTTGACGTATCCTCTGGACATGGTGCGAGCTAGGATGGCTGTTACACCAAAAGAAATGTAAGTCCACTTTAAACTGTCATGACACAGTGACTACGTTTAGTAGATTTAAGATATTCTGAAAGGTCACCATTACTTTTGTCAGGAATTTGTCCCTCATTGacccatattttaaaaaagtacagtctAGCAATTGCtaatgtggtttaaaaaaaaaaaaaaaaacgtgcttttttaaaaaaaatgtttacaactTTTGTCTCAACTAAACTTAGCTGGTAGATTGGAATAGTATTGTGAAAATTAATTATCTGTCCACAGATGCAGTTATGAACAATTTTACCGTATTTACTGAAATATTGAACACTGCTCCTCAAACGTTTGTCATTCGCAAATAAACAGTGCACAAACAGATGCCAATTCCTATGTGACACAAGATCGCCATAATGCCCTCTTTGTTTAGGTACAGCAACATCCTGCATGTGTTTGTGCGGATCTCCCGGGAAGAGGGACTGAAGACCCTGTATCGAGGTTTCACACCCACCATACTAGGTGTGGTCCCCTATGCGGGTCTCAGCTTCTTTACCTATGAGACGCTGAAAAAGCTTCATGCAGGTAGTTTGAGAACAATGATGACGCCTTTCTACAGTCAGCTCAATGTTTGTGTTGTCGGTGTAAACATTGCTTTTGTGCGATGTTGATGGGGTCTCCTCTGCTGCAGAGAGAAGTGGGCGTGCACAGCCCTACTCGTATGAACGGCTAGCCTTTGGGGCCTGTGCGGGCCTCATCGGTCAGTCGGCGTCTTACCCTTTGGATGTGGTACGCCGGCGCATGCAGACAGCAGGGGTCACAGGTCACACTTACGGCACCATCCTGGGCACCATGAGGGAGATCATGTCTGAGGAGGGTGTTATCCGAGGACTCTATAAAGGCCTCAGTATGAACTGGGTCAAAGGGCCCATTGCGGTAGGGATCAGCTTCACAACCTTTGACCTCACTCAGATTCTTCTGAGGAAGCTGCATGAGATGGGCTACGCGTCCCGGTAATGGTGAGAAAACACGGTACTTCTGGATGTTACAATTTCACAGGGAATGGGGAAGAGTGTATGTGGAATGTGTATTGCGCCAATGGAGGCAAACACACGCTCACAACAAGTGGATAATGTGTCCTTACTGTGCTTCCTGAAGATGTGACTAAGCTTCTGTATGCTTCTGTAAGCGCTCTTGTCATGTGCATCAAAGTGCattatgctcttttttttttatccgtaCATCTCTGGGCACTAAAGTTAGACTGTGAGCGTAAATGTTACATCACGCCAACGGGCTTCTAGCTACCTTGTCTGCGTAAAGGGTCACCTTCCAATGCAATGCAAACTGACATTTAATTACTGTCCATGTTACACGGTCGATAATATATGAGATTACACCATAAATAGGGTTTATGTGAAAGATGTAATGGATAATGAGGTGTTGAAAGGAGAATGTAACTCCAGTATGTGCCCAAAGTGACCTAAACATTCAGTTCAGTGTTTGCTTCCAACGACTTATGGTGCAACTCAATAAATGACAGGGTGTGCACGGTCgtgaaaaaacagaaaaagttatgaattttgaaaatgtgttttttccaaGTCACGGAAATATTGCGTGGATAACATTTAGGATGACTCTTTGTCACAACACCGTCTGTCCTTAACGTGCTCCCTTTTGGCTTCGACCCTCAGCCAAATACCGCGCACAAGTTCGAATCAGgtgagtaaaacaataaaatacagtcccctccaaaagtattggaacagcaaggtcaattcctttgtttttgttgtatactgaggACGTTTGGGATTCAGAGCAATagatgaatgagacaaaagttcagaattccagcttttatttcatggtatttacatctagatgtgtgaaACAACTCAGGATAGaggaccttttgtttgaagccacccactttcaagtgagcaaatgtattggaacgtgACTGATAGATGTTTCTAGTTGCTTAGGTGTTGCCTTCTAggttgattgcttaaacattagatagtgcttttttgggggctttgggtttcacctgtgaaaactgcatttgccgttaagcaaacatgaagaccagagagccgTCTAtgtgagaaaagcaaaccattttgaaactgagagaaGGGGAAATCAATctgagctattgcacaaacattgagcatagccaatacaacaatttggaatgtcctgaaaaagaaagaaactactggtgtactgagcaacagacatagAACAGGTCGGGCAAAGGTATCAagagcagttgatgacagaaacattgtgagagctgtgaagaaacacccaaagataatagtcagtgacatcactgccaacctccacagggaaggggtgaaggtatcaccaCCCACTGTTCGATTAAGACTTAGAAATATACAgcccataccacaagatgcaaaccactcatcagcgaaaatgaaggccagattggattttgcaaagtacagatatgagccacaaaagttttggaacaaagttttatggactgatgagaccaagattaacttctaccaaagtgatggcaAGGCCAAAATATGGAGAAAGAAATGATTggtttatgatccaaaacacacaagctcatctgttaagcatggtggaggtaatgtcatggcttgggcttccatggctgcttctggaacgggctcactagtctttattgatgatgtaactcattatggtagcagcagaaggaattttgaagtctacaaaaccattttgcctggcaattttacagaaaaatgcatccaaactaatcaggagaagcttcatcatgcaacaagacaatgacacacactgccaacacaataAAGGACTTATATCAGGAATAAAGAGTGGAacgtcttagactggccaagtcaatcaccggaccgtaacccaatagagcatgcattttacctcctgaagaggagactgaagggagaaacccccagaaacaaacaagaactgaaagaggctgcagtaaaggcttggaaaagcatttcaagtgAGGAATGTCTGTCTGgcgaagtcaatgggtcgcaggcttgatgcagttattgcaagtaaggatgatgccaacaaaatattaaatgttattcact
This window contains:
- the slc25a42 gene encoding mitochondrial coenzyme A transporter SLC25A42 isoform X1, whose protein sequence is MGNGVQDQHAALTQREVLPPASTQSEGLKQTRSVINSLFSGALAGAVAKTAVAPLDRTKIIFQVSSARFSAKEAYRLIYRTYLQDGFFSLWRGNSATMVRVIPYAAIQFCAHEQYKSLLGDYYGFQGKVLPPLPRLLAGSMAGITAAMLTYPLDMVRARMAVTPKEMYSNILHVFVRISREEGLKTLYRGFTPTILGVVPYAGLSFFTYETLKKLHAERSGRAQPYSYERLAFGACAGLIGQSASYPLDVVRRRMQTAGVTGHTYGTILGTMREIMSEEGVIRGLYKGLSMNWVKGPIAVGISFTTFDLTQILLRKLHEMGYASR
- the slc25a42 gene encoding mitochondrial coenzyme A transporter SLC25A42 isoform X2, translated to MGNGVQDQHAALTQREVLPPASTQSEGLKQTRSVINSLFSGALAGAVAKTAVAPLDRTKIIFQVSSARFSAKEAYRLIYRTYLQDGFFSLWRGNSATMVRVIPYAAIQFCAHEQYKSLLGDYYGFQGKVLPPLPRLLAGSMAGITAAMLTYPLDMVRARMAVTPKEMYSNILHVFVRISREEGLKTLYRGFTPTILGVVPYAGLSFFTYETLKKLHAEDTPSTLLPASLITLAAVVQSSGSSSYPPRACLTSSRKDAKQSSCLSFHHIVLCFTFVFLIFLPTTSHFTHHNPMLSSHTLPYHTLQSVTSFR
- the slc25a42 gene encoding mitochondrial coenzyme A transporter SLC25A42 isoform X3; this encodes MSASQSHHSTVSSARFSAKEAYRLIYRTYLQDGFFSLWRGNSATMVRVIPYAAIQFCAHEQYKSLLGDYYGFQGKVLPPLPRLLAGSMAGITAAMLTYPLDMVRARMAVTPKEMYSNILHVFVRISREEGLKTLYRGFTPTILGVVPYAGLSFFTYETLKKLHAERSGRAQPYSYERLAFGACAGLIGQSASYPLDVVRRRMQTAGVTGHTYGTILGTMREIMSEEGVIRGLYKGLSMNWVKGPIAVGISFTTFDLTQILLRKLHEMGYASR